The nucleotide window CCCACGGTAGCGGGCTCCAGCGCGCCCGAGTTCCTGACCGTCGAAGAGGCCGCAGCAATCCTGCGCGTGAACCGGAAAACGCTCTACGAGTCGATCCGGCTCGGGCAGGTGCCGGGCGTCGTTCGCGTGGGGAAATCGCTGCGGATCCGCCGTGCTG belongs to Corallococcus exiguus and includes:
- a CDS encoding helix-turn-helix domain-containing protein; the protein is PTVAGSSAPEFLTVEEAAAILRVNRKTLYESIRLGQVPGVVRVGKSLRIRRAALVGSSSGKGRDSDDGKRR